In Geobacter anodireducens, a genomic segment contains:
- a CDS encoding AAA family ATPase: protein MPFSRVLGQETAVNVLRRALRSGKAAHAYLFEGIEGCGKMTTALAFIEAAFCRRDDGCGSCPSCRKMAGLQHPDLHRLAPEGAFIKIDQIRELQRELSLRPVEAPMKACIIDDADRLNPAAANALLKTLEEPPGSALLILLTTNPAGILPTVRSRCQLLRFSPLPERVIEEYLTDAGREPDAARLAASLAGGSLSRALEMEEGSAGAARQGLIERLRTLTLEEITPLFAAAEELAADRERAVEALGTLTSLLRDILLIQGGSNGVVNRDLVALLEEEACRVTPERTLARVGHVMEARQALQRNANPRLTMDVLLMRLADRTAP from the coding sequence ATGCCCTTTTCCCGCGTCCTCGGCCAGGAAACCGCCGTAAACGTCCTGCGGCGCGCGCTCCGTTCGGGCAAAGCGGCCCATGCCTACCTCTTCGAAGGGATCGAGGGGTGCGGCAAGATGACCACCGCCCTCGCCTTCATCGAGGCTGCCTTCTGCCGGCGGGACGACGGCTGCGGCTCATGCCCCTCCTGCCGGAAAATGGCCGGACTCCAGCACCCGGACCTGCACCGCCTGGCTCCCGAGGGTGCATTCATCAAGATCGACCAGATAAGGGAACTGCAGCGGGAGCTTTCCCTGCGTCCGGTTGAGGCACCGATGAAGGCATGCATCATCGACGATGCCGATCGGCTCAACCCGGCAGCGGCCAACGCGCTGCTCAAGACGCTGGAAGAACCGCCGGGCAGCGCCCTTCTGATCCTGCTCACCACGAACCCGGCAGGGATTCTCCCCACGGTCCGTTCCCGCTGTCAGCTCCTGAGGTTTTCGCCGCTCCCCGAGCGGGTGATCGAAGAGTACCTGACGGACGCAGGCCGGGAACCGGACGCAGCCCGCCTGGCCGCATCCCTGGCTGGCGGTAGCCTCTCCCGGGCGCTGGAGATGGAGGAAGGGAGCGCCGGGGCGGCCCGGCAGGGACTGATCGAACGGCTTCGGACTCTCACTCTGGAAGAGATCACCCCCCTCTTCGCGGCCGCCGAGGAACTGGCCGCGGACCGGGAACGCGCCGTGGAGGCCCTTGGCACCCTCACCTCACTGTTGCGCGATATTCTCCTCATCCAGGGAGGAAGCAACGGGGTGGTCAATCGGGATCTCGTCGCCCTTCTCGAAGAAGAAGCGTGCCGGGTGACGCCGGAGCGGACCCTCGCCCGCGTCGGCCACGTCATGGAGGCGCGCCAGGCGCTCCAGCGCAATGCAAATCCCCGGCTCACCATGGACGTGCTCCTCATGCGCCTGGCGGACCGGACGGCACCGTAA
- a CDS encoding 50S ribosomal protein L28 — MSKVCEICGKGPSFGNNVSHANNKTRTTWHPNLQKVKAVRNGSVKTIKVCTRCIRSGHVTKAV; from the coding sequence ATGTCCAAAGTTTGCGAAATCTGCGGCAAAGGCCCCAGTTTTGGTAACAATGTCAGCCACGCCAACAACAAGACCCGCACCACGTGGCATCCGAACCTCCAGAAGGTGAAGGCCGTCCGCAATGGCAGCGTCAAGACCATCAAGGTCTGCACCCGCTGCATCCGTTCCGGCCACGTAACCAAGGCCGTCTAG
- a CDS encoding GTP pyrophosphokinase, whose amino-acid sequence MIRLNDILDKVVTYNPVADLDLIRKAYVYCAKVHQGQTRLSGEPYLVHPMEVAGVLADLKLDVPTVVTGLLHDTIEDTLTTREELEGMFGVEVANLVDGVTKIGKIHFKTKEESQAENFRKMLLAMANDIRVILVKLADRLHNMRTLQYQPEPKQRSISRETLDIYAPLANRLGISWIKSELEDLSFRYLEPQIYYDLASKVAKKKKERESYVEEVRQIIVSKLAEHDLKGDVFGRSKHLYSIWRKMQARNVDIDQIYDLVAIRVMVNDIRECYEVLGIIHSTWKPIPGRFKDYIAMPKGNMYQSLHTTVIGPHGERMEVQIRTSDMHRVAEAGIAAHWKYKEGKGYDEKEVKRFAWLRQLLEWQQELQDSHEFMNTVKVELFPEEVYVFTPRGDVKSFPKGSTPIDLAYTIHTDIGHRCVGAKVNGKLVPLKYELKNGDIVEVITSPHHTPSKDWLKIVKSSRARNKIRAWIKTEERVRSMSLGKEILEKEFRRYSLNLAKLQKSGEIKRVASEFGLSTDDDLMAAVGYGKLSANQVIGKLLPEEKLQERQEQKESRIGKMIGKLTGSSPSAIQIGGVDDVLVRFGKCCNPVPGDDIIGFITRGRGVTIHTADCPVALENDPERRIAVTWNRERKAALPVKIRVSCHDQKGILATITQAITDCEANISSASIQSTVDKRGVNVFEVDVTDLNHLKRVMNNIMKLSGVISVERMKN is encoded by the coding sequence ATGATACGGCTCAACGATATCCTCGATAAGGTCGTCACCTACAATCCGGTGGCCGACCTGGACCTGATCCGCAAGGCCTATGTCTACTGCGCCAAGGTCCACCAGGGACAGACGCGTCTCTCGGGAGAGCCCTATCTCGTTCACCCCATGGAGGTGGCGGGCGTACTGGCTGACCTGAAGCTCGACGTGCCAACGGTGGTGACCGGGCTGCTCCATGACACCATCGAGGATACCCTCACCACCCGGGAGGAACTGGAGGGGATGTTCGGCGTCGAGGTGGCAAACCTGGTCGACGGCGTCACCAAGATCGGAAAGATTCACTTCAAGACCAAAGAGGAGAGTCAGGCCGAGAACTTCCGCAAGATGCTGCTGGCCATGGCCAACGACATCCGGGTCATTCTTGTCAAGCTCGCCGACCGCCTCCACAACATGCGGACGCTCCAGTACCAGCCCGAGCCGAAGCAACGTTCCATCTCCCGCGAGACCCTCGATATCTACGCCCCCCTTGCGAACCGCCTCGGCATTTCATGGATCAAGAGCGAGCTGGAAGACCTTTCCTTCCGTTACCTGGAACCACAGATCTACTACGACCTGGCCTCAAAGGTTGCCAAGAAGAAGAAGGAGCGGGAAAGCTACGTGGAGGAGGTGCGGCAGATCATCGTCTCCAAGCTTGCCGAGCACGACCTCAAGGGCGATGTCTTCGGCCGGAGCAAGCACCTCTACTCCATCTGGCGCAAAATGCAGGCCCGCAATGTGGACATCGACCAGATCTACGACCTTGTGGCGATCCGGGTCATGGTGAACGACATCCGGGAGTGCTACGAGGTCCTCGGGATCATCCATTCGACCTGGAAACCGATCCCTGGCCGTTTCAAGGACTATATCGCCATGCCCAAGGGGAACATGTACCAGTCGCTCCATACGACGGTCATCGGTCCGCACGGGGAGCGCATGGAGGTCCAGATCCGCACGTCCGACATGCACCGGGTGGCGGAGGCCGGCATCGCGGCTCACTGGAAGTATAAAGAAGGCAAGGGGTACGACGAGAAAGAGGTCAAGCGGTTCGCCTGGCTGAGGCAGTTGCTGGAGTGGCAGCAGGAGCTCCAGGATTCCCACGAATTCATGAATACGGTCAAGGTGGAACTTTTTCCCGAGGAGGTCTACGTCTTTACTCCCAGGGGGGACGTGAAGAGCTTCCCCAAGGGGTCGACCCCCATTGATCTGGCCTATACCATCCACACCGACATCGGGCATCGCTGTGTGGGCGCCAAGGTGAACGGCAAGCTGGTTCCCCTCAAGTATGAGCTGAAGAACGGCGATATCGTGGAGGTGATCACCTCTCCGCACCACACTCCGAGCAAGGACTGGCTGAAGATCGTCAAGAGTTCCCGTGCCCGCAACAAGATCCGGGCATGGATCAAGACAGAGGAGCGGGTCCGGAGCATGTCTCTCGGCAAGGAGATCCTGGAGAAGGAGTTCCGGCGCTATTCTCTCAACCTGGCCAAGCTGCAGAAAAGCGGAGAAATTAAGCGAGTGGCTTCGGAGTTCGGCCTCTCCACCGACGATGACCTCATGGCCGCCGTTGGTTACGGCAAGCTCTCGGCAAACCAGGTGATCGGCAAGTTGCTTCCCGAGGAAAAGCTTCAGGAGCGCCAGGAACAGAAGGAATCCCGCATCGGGAAGATGATCGGCAAGCTCACCGGCTCGTCTCCCAGCGCCATCCAGATCGGCGGGGTCGACGATGTTCTCGTGCGTTTCGGTAAGTGCTGCAACCCGGTTCCCGGAGACGACATCATCGGTTTCATCACTCGCGGAAGAGGGGTCACGATCCATACCGCCGACTGTCCCGTGGCCCTGGAAAACGACCCGGAGCGCCGTATCGCCGTCACCTGGAACCGTGAGCGCAAGGCTGCCCTGCCGGTGAAAATTCGAGTATCCTGTCACGACCAGAAGGGAATTCTCGCCACCATCACCCAGGCCATCACCGATTGTGAAGCGAACATCTCCAGCGCGTCGATCCAAAGCACGGTCGACAAGCGCGGGGTCAATGTCTTTGAAGTGGACGTTACCGACCTGAATCACCTGAAGCGGGTAATGAACAACATCATGAAGCTGAGCGGTGTTATTTCGGTCGAGCGAATGAAGAATTGA
- a CDS encoding DNA-directed RNA polymerase subunit omega has translation MARVTVEDCLDKVDNRFLLVMLASKRVKQLYKGARPLIDTRGANKNVVISLREIAAGKVGYELTSRRSR, from the coding sequence ATGGCACGCGTAACCGTAGAGGATTGCCTGGACAAGGTGGATAACCGGTTCCTGCTCGTCATGCTTGCGTCCAAGCGCGTCAAGCAGTTGTACAAGGGGGCGCGTCCGCTCATCGACACCCGGGGCGCCAACAAGAACGTGGTGATCTCCCTGCGTGAAATCGCCGCCGGCAAGGTCGGATACGAGCTGACCAGTCGTCGTTCCCGCTAA
- a CDS encoding reactive intermediate/imine deaminase (has endoribonuclease activity on mRNA) encodes MKEIIATEQAPRAIGPYSQAVRAGGFLFLSGQIPLDPATGEMVDGDITVQTTRVMDNMAAVLAEAGLGFDAIVKTTIFLADLADFAAVNQAYGSRFAAAPPARSTVEVKGLPRGALVEIEAIAFCR; translated from the coding sequence ATGAAAGAGATTATTGCGACGGAGCAGGCGCCCAGGGCGATCGGTCCCTATTCCCAGGCGGTAAGGGCAGGGGGATTCCTGTTCCTGTCGGGCCAGATTCCCCTTGATCCCGCCACCGGCGAAATGGTCGACGGGGACATCACGGTCCAGACGACGCGCGTGATGGACAACATGGCAGCGGTGCTGGCCGAGGCGGGCCTCGGGTTTGACGCCATCGTGAAGACGACGATCTTTCTTGCGGATCTCGCTGATTTTGCCGCCGTGAACCAGGCCTACGGCAGCCGCTTTGCTGCGGCGCCGCCGGCGCGTTCCACCGTGGAGGTGAAGGGGCTTCCCCGGGGCGCTCTCGTGGAAATCGAGGCGATTGCGTTCTGCCGGTAA